A region from the Biomphalaria glabrata chromosome 14, xgBioGlab47.1, whole genome shotgun sequence genome encodes:
- the LOC129922858 gene encoding craniofacial development protein 2-like translates to MPVPSPGEKGGGFGVGLATPPCKTTIATETANSTHNENYTCGEGGQTLMTVLDQSQLEVQYPIHGKPFNARKPTLIGTWNVRTLNQCGKLAQLLREFDSYRLDILGICEMRWTSSGKIINDGKTIIYSGHDKEHIGGVGIIMSKIAASALIAWKPISDRIITARLQTKQIKVTTIQAYAPTEDAEDTIKDQFYNQLQTTLDETPTHDLILLMGDFNAKINPNRTGFEYVMGPYGSAENISDNGERLISLCASNSLSIGNTYFKHKQIHKKTWRSPNGETFNEIDYICISKRWRSSLLDVRTRRGADIGSDHYLVSGKCKLRLKRQPKRATRPRPFNVEKLKDGNTAAQFQLKLTNRN, encoded by the coding sequence atgccggtcccaagcccgggtgagaaaggaggagggtttggcgtggggctagcgaccccaccctgtaaaaccactattgctacagaaacggcaaactcgacacataatgaaaactatacatgcggcgagggcggccaaaccctgatgacggtgttggatcaaagccaactggaagtccaatacccgatacatggcaagcctttcaacgcaaggaaaccgactcttataggcacgtggaatgtaagaaccctgaatcaatgcggtaaactggcccaacttttaagagagtttgactcatatcggctggacatccttgggatctgcgagatgcggtggacGTCAAGTGgaaaaataatcaatgatggcaagacaataatatattcaggacatgacaaggagcacattggtggtgtaggaatcatcatgtctaaaatagcagcttcagcgctaattgcttggaagccgatcagtgaccgcatcattacagctcgactccaaacaaagcaaattaaagtcactaccatccaagcttatgcccctacagaggatgcagaagataccatcaaagatcagttctataatcaactacaaaccactcttgatgaaacacctactcacgacctaattctactgatgggagattttaacgccaaaatcaatcccaaccgaactggctttgaatatgtaatgggaccatatggctctgcagaaaacatcagtgataatggcgagcgtttgatttctctctgcgcatccaacagcctttcaattggaaacacatattttaagcacaaacaaatacacaaaaaaacatggcgatcaccaaatggagaaaccttcaacgagatagattacatttgcatctccaaacgatggaggtcatctctgttagacgtgcggacccgcagaggagctgatatcggctcagaccactaccttgtcagtggcaaatgtaagctccgattgaaacgccaaccaaaacgagccacacgaccccgcccatttaatgtagagaagcttaaagacggcaatactgcagcacagttccaattgaaactaacgaaccgcaATTAA